The Gemmatimonas aurantiaca T-27 DNA segment TCGCCATGGTCATTGTCTTGCCCGAACCCGTGACGCCGAGCAGCGTCTGAATCCGGTCGCCACGATGCAGGCCGGAGGAGAGTTCGGTGATCGCTCGCGGCTGGTCGCCAGCGGGGGCGAAGGGAGCATGCAGTCGAAACGGCGCAGTCATTCTTCCAATATAGCACAATGTCGGCATTTATTCGGGATACCAATTGCGACCAGAATCTTCCCGATCCGACTTTAGGCCTATCGCCCGCTGCCGATACTCGGGCCAAGAGCTCCCGCCTCGCAGTCGAAGGCCATTTGCAAGAATGTCACAGTTGATCACCGTTTTGTTACGGCTGGTCGACTTTCAACCGTACGAAGGGGTACGATGCGTGTGATTGTCCGATGGTTCACCCACCTTTCGCTTCGCGGCCAGCTTTGGCGCACACTCGGGCTCGGCATTGCCGCCGGCGCGGGGGCGACGCTGGTCTCGTTGTTCGCATTGAAGGGCGTCGCACGCGATGCCCGAGCCCTGGAATCGCAGGCCATCCTGCCGCTGGCCGCGTCGGGACATCTGCAGGGTGAAGTGCACCGTGTGCGCGCGGCCTATCGCGACCTCGCGTACGACACGACGCTGCGTACCGAAGCACGGGCCGAGCTCACGCGCGCCATCGTACGCGTCGATTCGCTCTACCGCACGGTAGCGGTCACCATGACGGCCTCGGAAGATCGTGCGGTGCTGGATGCCTTCTATCAGCGCTGGTCTGCCGCGCAGCCCTCGCTCGCCTCGATGATGGACCGCGTGGCACAGGGACAACAGACCGAGGCGCTGGCGGTGCTGCACGGGCCGCTCAAGCGAGCCATGCTCTCCGTCGACTCGTCGCTTGCCCGCGTCACCGATCGTCAGGCATATGCCGCGGTTGGGTTGGCGATCGCGGCCGATGCGCAGGTGACGCGCAGTCTCTGGTTGGCCCTGGCCACACTGCTGGTCGGCATCTGTGCCGCATCGATTCTTGCCAGCCTGGTCATCGGGCGCGTGAGCAATTCGTTGGCCCAGGTGCGTGATCGCCTCACCTCGCTGCAGCAGCACTGTATGGCGGGGCTGGAATCGGCCACGTCTGCCCTGGCGGTGGGCAATCTCGATGAACAAGTCGTGGCACGCACTACGCCCGTGGAGATCTCCGGCGGTGATGAGATTGCGGCCGTGGCGAGCGAGCTCAATGCCACGATTGCTCGCGCCCAAGCCGGTATCCAGTCGTATTCGCGAGCGGTGGTGACGATTCGTGCGATGCTGGCCGAGACGGGACGTGTCGTGGGTCGTGCGCGTCTGGGGGATACCGCGGCGCGCGCAGAGAGCGACCGCTTTGCCGGTGCGTTTGCACAACTGCTCACCGACTTCAATCAGGCGCAGGATGCCGCTCGCGAACCGGTCGTTGCCGCACTGGCCGTGTTGGAGCGTGTCGCCGAGCGTGATCTGTCGGTGCGGGTGAAGGGCGAATTCCCCGGTGATCATGCCCGCCTGGCGTCCGCGATCAATATCGCGGTGGTCAACGTCTCCGATGCGTTGTGCAAGGTGGAAGTGGCCGCCGAGCAGATTGCCAGCGCCTCGTATCAGGTCAACGGTGGTGGCCAGGAGATGGCCTACACGATGGCCAACCAGGCCGAGTCGATCGAAGGCATCACGCGCGCCATGCAGGAACAGACCGCCGCGACCGCTCGCACGACGGAGACACTCGGTCAGACGCGTGAGCTGTCGGTGGAGATGCGCGGCCGATTGCACGAGGGCACCAAGTCCATGCGCGAGTTGTCCGAGGCCATGGCCCGCATGCGTGGATCGGCCGAGCGTACGGCGCAGATCGTGAAGACCATCGACGAGATCTCCTTCCAGACCAACCTGCTGGCCCTGAATGCGGCCGTGGAAGCCGCGCGCGCCGGTGATGCTGGCCGTGGGTTCGCCGTGGTGGCGGGCGAAGTGCGGCAGTTGGCCATTCGTGCCGCATCGGCCGCGCGCGAAACTGCAACGCTCATCGAAGAAACCGTGACCACCACGCGCGAAAGCACGATGATCAGTGACCACGTACGGTCGCAGCTTGATGTCATCGACGCCGATGCGGATCGTGTTGCGACTCTGGTACAGGAAGTGGCGGACGATTGCCGCATCCAGCGCGATCAGATTGCCCAGGTCAATGAGGCGGTGGCGCGGGTCAGCGAACAGACGCAGACCGCGGCCGCATCGGCGGAAGAATCAGCGACCGCCGCCGACGAACTCGACGCACAGGCAGCGACCATGCGTGATCTGGTGCGTTGTTTCCTGGTGCAGGATTCGAAGGGGGGGGCACGCACGATGGCCCGTCGTATTCCGCATGAAGCGCCGAATCATCCGGTGCGCGAGCGCCGCGATGTGCCAGCGGTGCGAAAGGCCGCTCCCGCACGTGCGGCAGCGCAGCCACGCCGTCCTCACGCTGCGGTGGGTTGATCCACCGCGTCGATCGCGAACCGCGAATCACACACCGGCGGGCAGCCTCCGGACGACCCACATCGGCGCCGCTCTCTTCTCGAGGGTGGCGCCGATGTGTTTCCCGGTGCAGTCAGTCGTCGGCCGTGATCTTTTCGCGACGGCTGACCACCGCAATCCCCTTCACACGGCGCGCGGCTTTGATGATCCGCTCGAGGTGCGCGAGGTTCTCCACTTCGACCATGGCCGCGCCGGTCACGCGACCGTCGGTGGTCTTGAGTTCGAGGCTCTTGATATCGGTGCCGGTGGCGCTCACGGCGGCCGCGACATCGGCGTAGAGTCCGCGGCGGTCGGTGCCTTCCATCGCGAGGCGCACCACAAATCGCTCCCCCGCCATTTCCTGCCAGTCAATATCGAGGCGCCGTTCAGGTTCGTGCGCCAGTAACAGCAGATTCGGACAATCGCCGCGGTGAATGCTCACGCCGCGGCCACGCGTCACATATCCCACGACGCGGTCACCCGGCACCGGCTGACAACATTGAGAGTACCGCACCAGCAAGCCGTCCGCGCCTTGGATGCGGATCCCCTTGCCCGTACCACGGACCCGATCGACGATCCGCTCGAAGGTGCTGACCTTCTCGGTTTCTGGCGGTGTCGTGTCGAGATCGGGGTGCAGCGCCTTGAGCACCTGCAGCACATGCAGATCGCCCGCGCCCACCGAGGCGATGAGATGCGTGGCGTCCTTGAGCTTGAGCTGCTTCGCGATCGGCTGAAGCTTGTCATCGTCCACCTTGGGCAGCCGGCGGCGACGTAGCTCACGCTCGAGGATCTCCCGTCCAAGGCGCATCGCCGACGAACGCTCTTCGAGGCGCAGCAACTGGCGGATCTTGTGTCGCGCCTTGCCCGTGTGCACATGCGCCAGCCAATCTCGGCTGGGTTTCGCATTCGGATTGGTGAGAATCTCCACCGTTTCCGAATTCTTGAGTTCGCGCGAGAGTGGCGCGATGCGTCCGTTCACTTTGGCGCCGGCGCAGCGCGCGCCGACTTGCGAGTGCACGGCAAAGGCAAAATCCAACGGCGTCGCCCCCTTGGGCAACTGAATCACGTCGCCGGTGGGGGTGAACACAAAGATCTCGTCCTGATACAGGTCGAGCTTGAGGAACTCCAGGAACTCACCGGGCGTTTCCGCATCGAGCTGCAACTCGAGCACCTGCCGGAACCAGGCGAGATGGCGATCGAGTTCGTCGGAGTTCTTGGTGTTTTCCTTGTACAGCCAGTGCGCGGCGATACCGAAGTCCGCCGTGCGATGCATATCGCGTGTGCGAATCTGGATCTCGAACAATTGGCGTCCGGGTCCAAACACGGTGGTGTGCAGCGACTGGTATCCGTTCGACTTGGGCTGCGCGATGTAGTCCTTGATGCGCTCCTGCACCGGCGTCCAGCCGTCGTGAATCACTCCCAGGGCGTGATAACACTCCAGCACGTTGGGCACGATGACACGAATGGCCAGCAAGTCGTAGATGTCCTCGTAGGGACGATCGCGTTGCTGCATCTTCTTGTAGATCGACCACAGGTGCTTCGGTCGACCGGTTACTTCCACATCGGCGATGCCCGCATCGGTGAGGCGCTTCTCGAGCGGCTCGCGCATCTGGGCGATCAGCGCTTCGCGCTCCCCGCGTTTGGCCGCCACGAGCCGGGCCAACGTCTTGTAGGCATCGGGCTCGAGATGCTTGAATGCGAGATCCTCGAGCTCCCAGCGCACCTTCGCCATACCAAACCGATGCGCCAGGGGCGCGTACAGATCGCGCGTCTCCTGGGCGATACGGCGACGTTTTTCGGGCGCCAGCCAATCCAGCGTGCGCATGTTGTGCAGCCGGTCGGCGAGCTTGATCAGGATGACACGCGCATCCTTGGCAATGGACAACAAGAGCTTGCGGTAGTTCTCCACCTGCCGCTCTTCACGCGACGACATCGGCAGATTCGCAATCTTGGTCAACCCATCGACGATCTGCGCAATCTCGCTGCCGAACTCCCGTTCGATGTCCTCGACCGTGATGTCGGTGTCTTCCACGATGTCGTGCAGCAAACCCGAGGTGACGGTCGCCGTGTCGAGCTGCAGATCGGCCAGGATGCGGGCCACTTCGATGCAGTGAGACACGTACGGTTCGCCCGAATGCCTCACCTGTCCGGCATGCGCCGCGTCCGAATACTTGTACGCGCGCACGAGCAGGTCATGGTCGAGCCGATCATAGGCGCCCTCGGCGCCCGGCCCGAACCCAGGAATCATCTCGTGTAGCGCGATCGTCGTCACAACGCCTCTGTTTCCGCTGAAGACCAATGACGCCCGCGCCGTCCAGCGCCGCATCATTACCTGCCGTGTTTTCCACCCGTTCTCCGGAACATACGGGCTGGCAGGGCTTTCCTGCAGATCGTGCCCGCCGGGAGCAGGATGTACCCGATATACACCGTCCGCCCCGTCCCGGGTCGTGCGGCGGTCTCTTCAGAGCAGCCCCGCTTCCGCGAAACTGACGTATCGTCCCCGGCCCACGATGATGTGATCGTGCACCGGGATATCGAGCAGCCGGCCCGCCGCTACCAACTGCTCGGTGACCGCCCGGTCCTCGGCGCTGGGGGTGGGATCCCCGCTGGGGTGGTTGTGCACCAGAATGACGGCCGCGGCCCGTTCGGCAATGGCCTCCCGAAACACCTCGCGCGGGTGCACCAGCGAGGAGTTGAGGAGCCCACGCGTGATCAACACGTCCCGCTCGAGGCGGTGCTGGGCGTCGAGAATGGCGACATGGAATTCCTCCACCGGCGCATCCTGCAGGCGCGGTGCAAAGGCGGCCGCCACATCACGAGGCCCCCGCAGCGGCAACCCGGCTTCACGCGCCTCGCCGGCCATGCGTCGCCCCAGCTCGAGGGCCGCGTGTACCGCCGCGGCTCGCGCCACCCCCACGCCGCGAATGCGGGTGAGCGCCGCCAGGGGCATCGCTGCCAGCCGCCCCAGCGAGCCCCCACACTGCTCGAAGACCACCTGCGCGCAGGCGACGGCCGACGTGCCCTGCTGTCCAGATCCCAGGAGGGTCGCAATCAACTCGGTGGTGCTGAGCGCCTGAGAGCCCAGCGCACGCAAACGTTCGCGCGGCCGTTCACTCGCCGGCAGTTCCTTGATGCGAAGTCCGCCGATCGGCGTGGGTGTGCCTGGGGGCGTGGGCTCGGGCAACGGGTGAGACATGCAAATCTCCGGCGCAGGGGAATCGGTGTGGACTGGGATCGAGAGCGCCCCACTATGCCGGTGTGTCGGACAAATCCACGTACCATGCCATTGCGCCCGACCCCATTTCTTCGCCGTGGCGCCCGAGTGCCCGTCCCTTGTCGCTCTCGGCGCCGAAGCATTTGTTCAGTCATGTCCACTTCGCCTGCCACTACGCACGAATCGTTCGACCCTGCCACCGACGCGGACTGGGACGCGTTACGCGCCCTGGGGCATCGCATGCTCGACGAGTTGCTCGATGCACAACGGGCCCTGCCACATTCCCCCGCGTGGCGACCCCTGCCCGACGCCAAGCGCTCGCTGTTCGATGAGAGCGGTCCACGTACCGGCATGGGTGCCGATGCCGTGTACGAACGATTCCGCACGCATGTGCTGCCCTATGGCAATGGCAACTGGCATCCGCGCTTCTTCGGCTGGGTACAGGGAAACGGCACGCCATTGGCCATGCTGGCCGACATGCTTGCGGCCGGCATGAATCCGCATCTGGCGGGATTCAATCAGGCACCGGCGCTGGTCGAGCAGCAGGTGATCGGATGGTTCGCCGAGTGGATGGGCATGCCCGGTGCGAGTGGTCTGTTTGTCACAGGCGGAACGATGGCCAACGTGCACGGTTTGGCCGCGGCGCGATTCGCGGCGTCTCGTCAGCGCGATCACGATGTTCGGACGTCAGGAGTGCAGACCTGGCCGGGCGAGACGATGCGGGCGCCACTCGTGTTCTACGGATCGTCAGAGACCCATGGCTGGGCCTACAAGGCCGCGGAGTGGCTGGGACTGGGACGGCGCGCATTCCGCCAGGTGCCGGTCACCGAAGACTTCACGGTGCGCATCGATGCACTCGAACAGCTCATCGCCGAAGACCGCGCAGCGGGACTTGAACCATTTGCCATTGTCGGCACGGCGGGCACCGTGAACACGGGGGCTGTGGACGACTTGCAGGCGCTCGCGGATGTGGCCGCCCGTGAATCCCTGTGGTTTCACGTCGATGGCGCGTTCGGTGCGTTGCTCGCACTGGCGCCATCATTGCGCGATCGGTTGCGCGGCATGGAGCGCGCCGACTCCATCGGCTTCGACCTGCACAAGTGGGGATCGATGCCCTTCGAGTGCGCGTGTGTACTGGTGCGAAACGCGGATCTGCACGAAGCGGCCTTCCGGCAGCAGGCGGCCTATCTCGGTCCGATGGCGCGGGGCGTCAGCGCCGGCGGGCAGCGATTCAACGACCGCGGTCTGGACCTGACGCGTGGCTTCAAGGCGCTCAAGGTGTGGATGCAACTGCAGGCCGATGGCGTGGAGAAATTCGGCCGCATCATCGAGCAGAATGTGCGTCAGGTGCAGCGGTTGGTGGCGCTTATCGACAGCCACGCCGAGTTGGAGCGTCTCGCGCCCGCGCCGCTCAATGTGGTGTGTTTTCGCTATCGTCCAGCCGACCAGTCATCGAGTGACGCAGCTCTGGACGCACTGAACACCGAACTGCTGCAGCGCCTGCAAGAGCAAGGCATTGCCACCCCTTCGTCGACCATCATCAACGGACGGTTTGCCCTGCGTGTGGCCCATGTGAATCATCGCACCACGCTGCAGGATATCGATGATCTTGCGGAAGCCGTGGTGATGATCGGGCGGGAAACACACGCGGCGGCCTGATGGTTTCTCAGGAGCCGCCGCGTGGTGAATATCAGTTCTTAGAGCGTGCCGGGTGGGCGGGGCTTGGCGGTGCGTCCAGAACCGCCGCTGGAGCCGCCCGACGAACCGCCGCTGGATGAGCCAGCCGAGCTTCCGCCGGAACTACCGCTGGATCCACCGCTCGACATACCGGAGCGTGGTGCTGCGGATTCGCCGCCACCACCGCCAGTGCGGGTATAACCACGCCCCTTGATGGCGCGCCCCTGTGGCTGCGCGACACCCGGTGGGCCGACGACAATGACCGGACCACCGCCGTAGTAAATGCCACCACCCCACGGTCCGCCGCCCCATGGGCTCAAGCCCATGCCATACGGATAACCGAACCGGTTGGCGAAGCGCAGGCTGTTCATGCCGAACCACGGATTGAACGGATCCCATGCGCCGTAGCCATACTGCCAGCCCATGCCCCATGCACCGCTGCCGCCCGGGCCGTAACAGAAATCATCGTAAAAGCTGCAACGTGACATCCGGTTCGCCGACACCGTGGGTGGCGCTTCGACGATGGCATTGGCCGCGAGACCGCGCTGTGCCATCGCTTCGTTCGGGCGCACCGAAAAAGCCCGCGGATTGGAGACGGCGATCATCATATCGATGACGCGCGGCGGCATACCACGATCAGCCAGGCGCGTGAGTGCCTTGCCGTCGAGATCGAAGCCCGTGCCGAGTTCGGCCAACCAGACTTCGGTGAGCCCCGGCGGTGTCTGTGTGGCGACATCGAGCACCTGCTCGCCATTCACCGGTGCGCCCATGGCCAAACGCAACGACGAGTTGGAGCGGCTACCGGCGGTGAACGAAACGCCCGGTGGCAACGCCGCGCCTTCGTTGTAGCGGAATCGCACCGTGGTGGTGGCTTCATTGCCACCGACCTGCAGGTGCTGCAACTGCAGCCACTCCCCTTCCGGCGTGATGGTCATCATGCCGGTCTCGGTGCGCTGGAGATTCCGCGCGCAGGTGAGATCGGCGCGCATGATCAGGCGTGCGTTGTCGGAGGTCCACGTCGCTTTCTCGGTACCGCGACAATCGTCCACCACCTTTTCCGCCGACGTGCCGGCCGCTGGCAACGTGTTGCGGGAAAGCAGCGAGTCGCGAGAGAACAGCATCACGTCGACACTGCCTGCCACCTGCGTGGATGGCACGACACAGGCCTGCGTGGGCGCGGCCGATTGGGGCATGTCGGTATTGTCGATCGTGCGCCAGCAGCCGATCCATGGCTGAAAACGCGCGTCGACGGGCTGTGCCTGCTGCGCATGCGCCGAGGACATGGGCGAACCACCGAACAGCACCACCGCTGCCAGCAACAGTCCGCCGGACGCTCCACTCACGCGTTGTGTGTTGCGAATCATGGGAACCTCCCGAGTGTCACGAGAATCAGAAACGGAACTGCAGGCCGGCTGTTACGCCGACACCTGACAGGGAGATCGGATCGAACCCACCGAAGTCACCGCCGAGCGACGCGTTGCTGACATCGTATCGCAATTCGGTGATGAGACCGACGGAGCGGTTGACGTTGAACGTCGCTCCTGCCGCGCCGTAGCCCAGCGCGCCCCATCCCGAGGATGTGAGCTTGCTGCTGAACACATCGTTGGTCTCGAAATCGATGAAATCGCCCGACTGCCGGAACTGGTAGTACATGGTGCCGCCGCCGGCCGCCACGTACGGCACGATGCGCGATGGCACCCAGGCCAGCCGGCTGATCTGTCGGCCGGCCGGCAGCAGATTCCACTTGAGCCCGACGGCGAGCGGCACGCGCCGGAAGGTCGTTTGCTGTTCGATGGGCAGATCGTTGTTGTCTACAAAACCGCGGTATTCCGAATTGGCGCGCCGACCGCTGGTGCCACCGCTGAACTGCAGTTCGAGGCGCTGCGAAAGCGGCACCGAGATGTCGGCCATGAACGCCGCGCCAAGGAAGTCGCTGCGGCCCACGGTGAGGTCTTTCGACACGAAGTCGAAGACATCGCTGTTGGCGCTCGGTTGGCCAGCGCCGGCGCGAATGGAGAGAGTGGCCGATGGTCGACGGAAGAGGTACCCGTCTCCACCGCGAGACTGCGCAGACAGCGCTGCAGGAATCATTGCCGCACAGGCCAGAACGAGCCGCCATGTCATCGCCGGGATCTCCGAAGAGGATATGGAACAAATATACCCAAAGGTGCCGGACCAGATCCGCCTCCGGCGCGGTCCGTCCCAATTACCGCTCCGCTTGACCGCGCCGGAGTCCAGAGCTGGCTCGTTAGCCGCCAGCAACATGCCGTTCTCCGTCAGCCAACCGTCAGCGATCTGCGTCGCCGTAACACATTGAATGGAACCCGCCATTTCCCCCGTACCCCACGCCCACTCGATAATTTTCCAACATGGCGTCCCCCACTTCTTCCGGTGAGCCCGCAGCAGGCGCTGTCCACGACCACGCTCACGGGCATTCGCATGGGCACTCCCACGGCGCGCACGCCCACGGCGGGCATGGCCATCATCATGCGCCGGCCTCGTTCGGGCGGGCGTTTGCGATTGGTACCGCGCTCAATCTGGCGTATATCGCGCTCGAGGCGGGATACGGACTGCGTACGGGCTCCATGGCCCTGCTGGCGGATGCCGGCCACAACCTGAGTGATGTGCTCGGATTGCTGTTGGCCTGGGGCGGTGCCACCCTCGCCCAGCGGGCCGCCACCGCGCGCCGCACCTACGGCTTCCGCAGTTCGACCATCCTCGCCGCCCTGGGCAATGCGGTGGCGTTGCTGTTGGCCATCGGCGCCATCGGATGGGAGGCCATCGGGCGGTTCGCCAATCCCGAACCAGTGCCGGGCGGCGTGGTCGCCTGGGTCGCCGCCGTCGGTATCCTCGTGAACGGATTCACGGCGTGGCTCTTTGTCGGTGGACGTGACACGGACCTCAACGTGCGCGGTGCCTATCTGCACATGGTGGCCGATGCGGCCGTTTCCGCAGGTGTGGTGATTGCCGGCATCACGATCGCCTTCACCGGTTGGCAGTGGCTCGATCCCACGATCAGCCTCGTGGTAGTGCTCCTCATTGCGTACGGCACCTGGGGGCTGCTGCGCGAATCGGTGGATCTCGCATTGCAGGCCGTTCCGTCGCATGTCGATCCGACCGCCGTGCGCTCCTACCTGCTCGCACTCCCTGGAGTGACCGGCGTGCACGATCTGCATATCTGGGGCATGAGCACCACCGATACGGCGCTCACCGCACACCTCATTCGTCCCGGCCACGCCGACGATGCCGATGTGTTCCTCTCCGATGTGGCGCACGCCCTGGAAGAGCGATTTGGTATCCGGCACCCCACCATCCAGATCGAACGGGGCACGGGGGCACACCCGTGTCACCATTGCCCGGACGTCGTGGCGACCTCGTGATCCCCTGAAAAACTCAGCGGGTCGTCAGCTTTCGCTCACGACCCGCTGGCTCCGATGTGTCAGGCGCGCCTTACAGATTTGCGCCGTGGCACTTCTTGAATTTCTTGCCCGAACCGCATGGGCAACTGTTGTTGCGCGGCGTCGTTTCCCAGCCCGGTGGCAGTGCACCACCGCCGGCTTCCAGTGAACGAATGGAGCCTGCACCGACAATCGCCGGTGTGCCCCGAGCCAGCAGACGGGCTTCGCCAGCAGTGTCTCCCGCGTCCCCTTCGTCGTCCGCTTCTTCGGTGTCGTCGGACTCGATCGACTCCATCAGCTCTTCGGGCGGCACATCTTCGAGAATACCGAGCGCGTTGTAACGACGCGTGGGCCGCGCGCCTTCGACGCGAGCCACCTCGGTCGGCAGGGGCTCGAACGTCTCCACCGGTGTCTGTTCGAACACCAGTTGTGCCTTGAGGAACCGTTCCGTGAACGTGTGCGCCACATCGTGCATGAGCTCCACGAACATGGTGTACGCGTCCTGCTTGTACTCGACCAGCGGATCCTTCTGTCCCCACGAGCGATAGTGGATCGACGCGCGCAGTTGATCGAGATCATACAGGTGGTCCTTCCACTTCTCGTCGATCACACTGAGCGTCACCAGCGACAACAGGCGACCCGAGAAGCCCTGACCATTTTCATCGGTGACCTGGTCGAGGCTTTCGATCTTCTGGGCAAACGCCTCGTGCACGGCGGCCACGGCCTGCGCTTGTGCGTCTTCGAGCGAGGTGGGACGGTCGTGCTGCACGAACCCAGGCACCTGCAGCATGTAGTGCATCATCAGGTCCTGCTGCACGTACTCGAAATCCCATTCTTCGGGCTTGTCGAACGTCGCCAACGCCTGCTCCACGCGGCGTTGCACACCACGTTCGAGCATCTTCGTGGCTTCACCCTTGAGCTCTTCACCACCTTCGAGTGCAAACGCCCGCAGCGAGTAGATCACCTCACGCTGCTGGTTCATGACGTCATCGTACTCCAGCAGTCGCTTGCGGGACTGGAAGTTCTGGAGTTCGACGCGCTTCTGGGCCTGTTCGATGGAGCGCGTGATGAGCGGATGCGTGAGCACCTCCCCATCCTGCGCGCCCATGCGATCCATCAGGCGGGCGATGCGCTCCGAGCCGAAGAGTCGCATCAGGTCGTCTTCGAGCGACAGGAAGAACTGCGACGCACCCGGATCGCCCTGACGACCCGAGCGACCGCGCAACTGCCGGTCGATACGACGGGATTCATGGCGTTCGGAGCCGATGATGTGCAGACCACCGATCTCCGTGGTATCCACTTCCTTGCCATCGGCATCGTGCACCTTCGACGGACGCGCTTCCGTGGTGCCAGCGCCCAGCTTGATGTCGGTACCGCGGCCGGCCATGTTCGTCGCGATCGTGATACCGCCGCTGCGACCGGCTTCCGCCACGATCTCGGCTTCGCGCTGGTGGTACTTGGCGTTGAGCACGTTGTGCTTGAGCCCCGCACGCGCAAAGAGGCGGGCCAGCGTTTCGGATGCTTCCACGCTCGCCGTACCCACGAGCACCGGATAGCCCAGATCGTGCAGGCGCTTGGTCTCGTCGACGATGGCGTTGTACTTCTCACGCCGCGTCTTGAACACCAGATCCTGACGATCATCACGCTGGATCGGTCGATTGGTCGGAATCACCGACACTTCGAGACCATAGATCTGGTGAAACTCGCCTTCTTCCGTCTCGGCTGTGCCGGTCATGCCGGCCAGCTTCTCGTACATGCGGAAGTAGTTCTGAATGGTGATCGTGGCGAGGGTCTGCGTCTCGCCCTTCACCTGCACACGTTCCTTCGCTTCGACGGCCTGGTGCAGGCCTTCGCTCCACCGACGACCGGGCATCGTACGGCCGGTGAATTCGTCGACGATGAGCACCTGCCCTTCCTGCACCACGTAGTTGACGTCGCGCTCATACAACGCATGGGCACGCAGCAACTGGTGGATGATGTTCAGCCGCTCACTCTTCGTGGCGTACTCGCGCTCGACCAGGTTGCGCTGTTCGAGACGCTCCGCCGGGCTGAGCCCATGATCCTTGTCGATCTGGCCGATCAGCACCGAAATATCCGGCAAGACAAACGTGTCCGGATGATCGGGCGAGAGCCAATCGAGGCCCTGCTCGGTGAGGTGGACCGTGTGGCCCTTCTCGTCGAGCACGTACAGCAGATCGTCTTCGACGGTGCGGAACGCGCGCTTGGACACGGGCAGCTTGCGATCGGCAATCACGTCGAGTTCGACACGCTGCACGAGCTGCTTCACCCCGGATTCCTGCAGCACCTTCATGAGGCGCTTGTTCTTCGGGCCACCCAACTGCGCCTTGTAGAAGTGCAGCGCACCGCCCTGCTGATCACCCGCTTCGAACTGGCGCTCGCCTTCGGCCACCAGCGCATTCACCAGGTCCGACTGACGGCGCACGAGGCGTTCCACCGTCGTGTTGAACTCGGCATACTGCCCGTCACTCTCATTGCCCACCGGGCCCGAGATGATGAGCGGTGTACGGGCTTCGTCGATCAGGATGGAGTCCACTTCGTCGATGATCGCGAAGATGTGCGGACGCTGCACGCGCTGCTCGAGCGAGACCACCATGTTGTCGCGCAGGTAGTCGAAGCCGAACTCATTGTTCGTACCGTACGTGATATCCGACGCGTACACGGCACGACGCTCCCACGAGCCGGGCTCGGTGTCGTCGAGGCATCCGACGGTGAGGCCCAGCCATCCGTACAGGTGCGCCATCCACTGCGAGTCACGACGAGCCAGATAGTTGTTCACCGTGACCAGGTGCGCGCCGCGCCCAGGCAGCGCATTGAGGTACATCGGCAGCGTCGCGACCAGCGTCTTGCCTTCACCGGTGGCCATTTCGGCAATGCGGCCCAGGTGCAACTGAATGCCACCAATGAGCTGCACGTCGTACGGCACCATGTCCCAGGTGAGTTCGTGGCCCGTGACGATGACCTTCGAACCCTTGAGGCGGCGCGCCGCCTCACGCACGGTGGCAAACGCTTCGGGCAACAGCTCGTCGAGCACTTCGGCGATGGTGGAGCGCAGTTCCGCCTCCACACCACCACGTCCGTCGAC contains these protein-coding regions:
- a CDS encoding pyridoxal phosphate-dependent decarboxylase family protein, translating into MSTSPATTHESFDPATDADWDALRALGHRMLDELLDAQRALPHSPAWRPLPDAKRSLFDESGPRTGMGADAVYERFRTHVLPYGNGNWHPRFFGWVQGNGTPLAMLADMLAAGMNPHLAGFNQAPALVEQQVIGWFAEWMGMPGASGLFVTGGTMANVHGLAAARFAASRQRDHDVRTSGVQTWPGETMRAPLVFYGSSETHGWAYKAAEWLGLGRRAFRQVPVTEDFTVRIDALEQLIAEDRAAGLEPFAIVGTAGTVNTGAVDDLQALADVAARESLWFHVDGAFGALLALAPSLRDRLRGMERADSIGFDLHKWGSMPFECACVLVRNADLHEAAFRQQAAYLGPMARGVSAGGQRFNDRGLDLTRGFKALKVWMQLQADGVEKFGRIIEQNVRQVQRLVALIDSHAELERLAPAPLNVVCFRYRPADQSSSDAALDALNTELLQRLQEQGIATPSSTIINGRFALRVAHVNHRTTLQDIDDLAEAVVMIGRETHAAA
- a CDS encoding cation diffusion facilitator family transporter, with the translated sequence MASPTSSGEPAAGAVHDHAHGHSHGHSHGAHAHGGHGHHHAPASFGRAFAIGTALNLAYIALEAGYGLRTGSMALLADAGHNLSDVLGLLLAWGGATLAQRAATARRTYGFRSSTILAALGNAVALLLAIGAIGWEAIGRFANPEPVPGGVVAWVAAVGILVNGFTAWLFVGGRDTDLNVRGAYLHMVADAAVSAGVVIAGITIAFTGWQWLDPTISLVVVLLIAYGTWGLLRESVDLALQAVPSHVDPTAVRSYLLALPGVTGVHDLHIWGMSTTDTALTAHLIRPGHADDADVFLSDVAHALEERFGIRHPTIQIERGTGAHPCHHCPDVVATS
- the secA gene encoding preprotein translocase subunit SecA; amino-acid sequence: MLKSLIGKVFGTRHERERKRVQPILAEIHEFEAQLAKLSDEQIQGQTAKFRGILAERTGPIEARIAELKAAKHDTADSAERERLDGELQGVDGRGGVEAELRSTIAEVLDELLPEAFATVREAARRLKGSKVIVTGHELTWDMVPYDVQLIGGIQLHLGRIAEMATGEGKTLVATLPMYLNALPGRGAHLVTVNNYLARRDSQWMAHLYGWLGLTVGCLDDTEPGSWERRAVYASDITYGTNNEFGFDYLRDNMVVSLEQRVQRPHIFAIIDEVDSILIDEARTPLIISGPVGNESDGQYAEFNTTVERLVRRQSDLVNALVAEGERQFEAGDQQGGALHFYKAQLGGPKNKRLMKVLQESGVKQLVQRVELDVIADRKLPVSKRAFRTVEDDLLYVLDEKGHTVHLTEQGLDWLSPDHPDTFVLPDISVLIGQIDKDHGLSPAERLEQRNLVEREYATKSERLNIIHQLLRAHALYERDVNYVVQEGQVLIVDEFTGRTMPGRRWSEGLHQAVEAKERVQVKGETQTLATITIQNYFRMYEKLAGMTGTAETEEGEFHQIYGLEVSVIPTNRPIQRDDRQDLVFKTRREKYNAIVDETKRLHDLGYPVLVGTASVEASETLARLFARAGLKHNVLNAKYHQREAEIVAEAGRSGGITIATNMAGRGTDIKLGAGTTEARPSKVHDADGKEVDTTEIGGLHIIGSERHESRRIDRQLRGRSGRQGDPGASQFFLSLEDDLMRLFGSERIARLMDRMGAQDGEVLTHPLITRSIEQAQKRVELQNFQSRKRLLEYDDVMNQQREVIYSLRAFALEGGEELKGEATKMLERGVQRRVEQALATFDKPEEWDFEYVQQDLMMHYMLQVPGFVQHDRPTSLEDAQAQAVAAVHEAFAQKIESLDQVTDENGQGFSGRLLSLVTLSVIDEKWKDHLYDLDQLRASIHYRSWGQKDPLVEYKQDAYTMFVELMHDVAHTFTERFLKAQLVFEQTPVETFEPLPTEVARVEGARPTRRYNALGILEDVPPEELMESIESDDTEEADDEGDAGDTAGEARLLARGTPAIVGAGSIRSLEAGGGALPPGWETTPRNNSCPCGSGKKFKKCHGANL